The Desulfatiglans sp. genome includes a window with the following:
- a CDS encoding DUF4097 domain-containing protein gives MLKKTIMISLFLLFISPLSLIAQTATDEFHKTISFKSGGKVSVRNINGYINAESWDKDQVKIGAEIRVKAEWGSSVDAEEIIKKVKIEIDESGDRLRIEADYPNKKHGVSDWNFNNDERYTVIVDYSIKIPVETDLNLDSVNGAVKAENLKGEISLKTVNGSVNVSDINGSIEASTVNGAIKARSTHLDKSDDIHLSSVNGSVRLSLPSDVAADIHASTVNGGISTDFPVTVTGKFIGKKIDGKVNGGGSSIDLSTVNGGISIVAD, from the coding sequence ATGTTAAAAAAAACTATCATGATAAGTCTGTTTTTACTTTTTATCTCGCCATTATCTTTAATTGCACAAACAGCAACTGATGAGTTCCACAAAACTATAAGTTTTAAGAGCGGAGGGAAGGTTTCTGTGAGAAATATTAATGGTTACATTAATGCAGAATCATGGGACAAAGACCAGGTAAAAATTGGTGCTGAAATCAGGGTAAAAGCAGAATGGGGAAGCAGCGTTGATGCGGAAGAGATAATCAAAAAAGTAAAAATAGAAATTGATGAGAGCGGTGACAGGCTGAGGATAGAGGCCGATTACCCGAATAAAAAGCACGGTGTGTCTGACTGGAATTTCAATAATGATGAAAGGTATACTGTAATTGTGGATTATTCAATAAAAATACCTGTTGAAACAGATTTAAATTTAGATTCAGTAAACGGTGCTGTAAAAGCAGAAAATCTAAAAGGTGAGATTTCTCTGAAAACTGTTAATGGATCAGTTAATGTGTCTGATATTAACGGTTCAATTGAAGCAAGTACAGTTAATGGTGCGATTAAAGCGAGGTCAACACATCTTGATAAAAGTGATGATATTCATCTATCAAGTGTTAACGGCAGTGTAAGACTTTCTCTACCTTCTGATGTTGCTGCTGATATTCATGCATCAACTGTAAACGGCGGTATAAGCACGGATTTTCCAGTAACTGTTACCGGGAAATTTATCGGGAAAAAGATAGATGGTAAGGTAAATGGCGGAGGATCGAGTATTGATTTGTCTACGGTAAATGGAGGTATTTCGATAGTTGCGGATTAG
- a CDS encoding DUF2752 domain-containing protein → MEKIYAYNPMPVNKIIPKAVMALTLLSVFLVSIFINPEETEFLTCQFKQLTGYSCPTCGLTRSFYAVSHLNFQESFRFHLLGPIIYAALLFVLIKFSIEIVTGKEITLKIHCGITKTSIILFFCAFFCFWIARFIYEQLTMNN, encoded by the coding sequence ATGGAAAAAATCTACGCATACAACCCGATGCCTGTAAACAAAATTATCCCCAAAGCTGTTATGGCATTAACTTTACTGTCTGTATTCCTGGTTTCGATCTTTATAAATCCTGAAGAAACAGAGTTCCTGACATGTCAATTTAAACAACTCACAGGTTACAGTTGTCCTACCTGCGGGTTAACCCGATCCTTTTATGCAGTTTCTCATTTAAACTTTCAGGAATCTTTCAGATTTCATCTACTGGGACCGATTATCTACGCTGCTCTTTTATTTGTTTTGATAAAATTTTCCATTGAAATTGTTACAGGGAAAGAAATCACACTCAAGATCCACTGCGGGATTACAAAAACAAGTATAATTTTATTTTTTTGTGCATTTTTTTGCTTCTGGATTGCAAGGTTTATTTATGAACAATTAACAATGAACAATTAA